One window of Triplophysa rosa linkage group LG10, Trosa_1v2, whole genome shotgun sequence genomic DNA carries:
- the LOC130560451 gene encoding solute carrier family 22 member 13 isoform X1 — MKTRDACLFVGPLQMRVYLILGLPIFFTAFTFFVDVFTLHMNSCDDYIKSKYLNHTVDSNISTIRSWTENRSYLARGPTCHDNHFFAHGQATYMTGLLIGSLFGGALSDKYGKRFLLICCSVVHAAATLVVAFLPYVSVYLTARCVTGAASCAIHICTYSLGVEWSLPKYRIWPPTLFSFTFSVGMMGLAGIAFLTNGWMQFHLALGIPQIIFLPLYFFLPESPRWLLLNKRLEILEAYQNRSPEDKHYLGMLLDSMDSKNQKSHPEKIYTETESHSTNFTSPTILLRLFIMSYIGFASALTYYGICFSVGSFGVNIYLAQFFSGLSESPCLLLPFLLKRWGRRPFSMASLFLSGISCMLSLLVSKFCDMPELVMTLALIGKLCMQSTTCVSLLYGIELFPTIIRQKCVGLVSLCYRVACIINAVVAPEGGVPLPAMICYSSGPIIGAALCLLLPETSGIPLPDTVQDCERQPRLKLACCARWPLNSTRETDASFTKQKDTKSQLERSPLSAQLENC, encoded by the exons ATGAAGACGCGCGATGCTTGTTTATTTGTCGGTCCGCTACAAATGCGCGTTTATTTAATCCTCGGTTTACCTATTTTTTTCACAGCCTTTACATTTTTCGTGGACGTGTTTACACTACACATGAATTCTTGCGATGACTATATAAAAAGCAAGTATCTGAACCACACAGTTGACAGTAATATTTCCACCATCAGAAGTTGGACGGAGAATCGCAGCTACCTTGCACGT GGTCCTACGTGTCATGATAATCACTTTTTTGCACACGGACAGGCAACGTATATGACAGGATTACTCATCGGATCTTTATTCGGTGGCGCTTTATCTGACAA GTATGGAAAGAGGTTTCTCCTCATATGCTGCTCAGTTGTCCACGCAGCCGCTACACTGGTCGTTGCGTTTCTGCCGTATGTGTCTGTGTATCTGACCGCGCGCTGCGTCACTGGAGCAGCCAGTTGTGCCATTCACATTTGCACCTACAGTTTAG GGGTTGAATGGAGCCTGCCGAAGTATCGGATCTGGCCACCCACTCTGTTTTCGTTCACCTTCAGTGTTGGAATGATGGGACTGGCCGGCATCGCTTTTTTGACAAATGGCTGGATGCAGTTTCATCTGGCATTGGGCATTCCTCAGATTATCTTTCTACCTCTTTATTT CTTTCTTCCAGAATCTCCAAGATGGCTGCTTCTAAATAAGAGACTGGAAATATTAGAGGCCTATCAAAACAGAAGTCCTGAGGACAAACACTATCTGGGGATG CTTTTGGACTCAATGGACAGCAAGAACCAGAAGTCCCACCCAGAGAAGATCTACACTGAAACAGAGTCTCATTCCACCAACTTTACATCGCCTACTATACTGCTGCGGCTGTTTATCATGAGTTACATTGG ttttgCATCTGCTCTTACGTATTATGGGATATGCTTCAGTGTGGGAAGTTTTGGAGTAAATATCTATCTGGCGCAGTTTTTCTCTGGACTATCGGAGTCTCCTTGTTTGCTTCTTCCATTTCTGTTGAAGCGATGGGGTCGCAGGCCCTTCAGCATGGCCTCTCTGTTCCTCAGTGGCATTTCCTGTATGCTGTCCCTCCTCGTCTCCAAATTCTGTG ACATGCCTGAGCTTGTTATGACTCTGGCTTTGATTGGCAAGCTTTGTATGCAGTCTACCACATGTGTCTCTTTGCTCTATGGAATTGAGCTGTTTCCAACTATAATAAG GCAGAAGTGTGTTGGGCTTGTTAGTCTGTGTTACCGGGTGGCCTGTATTATAAATGCAGTGGTGGCCCCTGAGGGTGGGGTCCCTCTGCCAGCTATGATCTGTTATAGCAGCGGGCCCATCATTGGTGCGGCCCTCTGTCTGCTTCTCCCAGAGACCAGCGGCATCCCTTTACCAGATACAGTACAGGACTGTGAGAGGCAGCCCAGACTGAAGCTTGCATGCTGTGCACG ATGGCCCTTAAACTCCACACGAGAGACAGATGCTTCTTTTACCAAGCAGAAGGACACGAAGAGCCAGCTGGAACGTAGTCCTCTCTCAGCACAGTTAGAAAACTGTTAA
- the LOC130560451 gene encoding solute carrier family 22 member 13 isoform X2, with product MNSCDDYIKSKYLNHTVDSNISTIRSWTENRSYLARGPTCHDNHFFAHGQATYMTGLLIGSLFGGALSDKYGKRFLLICCSVVHAAATLVVAFLPYVSVYLTARCVTGAASCAIHICTYSLGVEWSLPKYRIWPPTLFSFTFSVGMMGLAGIAFLTNGWMQFHLALGIPQIIFLPLYFFLPESPRWLLLNKRLEILEAYQNRSPEDKHYLGMLLDSMDSKNQKSHPEKIYTETESHSTNFTSPTILLRLFIMSYIGFASALTYYGICFSVGSFGVNIYLAQFFSGLSESPCLLLPFLLKRWGRRPFSMASLFLSGISCMLSLLVSKFCDMPELVMTLALIGKLCMQSTTCVSLLYGIELFPTIIRQKCVGLVSLCYRVACIINAVVAPEGGVPLPAMICYSSGPIIGAALCLLLPETSGIPLPDTVQDCERQPRLKLACCARWPLNSTRETDASFTKQKDTKSQLERSPLSAQLENC from the exons ATGAATTCTTGCGATGACTATATAAAAAGCAAGTATCTGAACCACACAGTTGACAGTAATATTTCCACCATCAGAAGTTGGACGGAGAATCGCAGCTACCTTGCACGT GGTCCTACGTGTCATGATAATCACTTTTTTGCACACGGACAGGCAACGTATATGACAGGATTACTCATCGGATCTTTATTCGGTGGCGCTTTATCTGACAA GTATGGAAAGAGGTTTCTCCTCATATGCTGCTCAGTTGTCCACGCAGCCGCTACACTGGTCGTTGCGTTTCTGCCGTATGTGTCTGTGTATCTGACCGCGCGCTGCGTCACTGGAGCAGCCAGTTGTGCCATTCACATTTGCACCTACAGTTTAG GGGTTGAATGGAGCCTGCCGAAGTATCGGATCTGGCCACCCACTCTGTTTTCGTTCACCTTCAGTGTTGGAATGATGGGACTGGCCGGCATCGCTTTTTTGACAAATGGCTGGATGCAGTTTCATCTGGCATTGGGCATTCCTCAGATTATCTTTCTACCTCTTTATTT CTTTCTTCCAGAATCTCCAAGATGGCTGCTTCTAAATAAGAGACTGGAAATATTAGAGGCCTATCAAAACAGAAGTCCTGAGGACAAACACTATCTGGGGATG CTTTTGGACTCAATGGACAGCAAGAACCAGAAGTCCCACCCAGAGAAGATCTACACTGAAACAGAGTCTCATTCCACCAACTTTACATCGCCTACTATACTGCTGCGGCTGTTTATCATGAGTTACATTGG ttttgCATCTGCTCTTACGTATTATGGGATATGCTTCAGTGTGGGAAGTTTTGGAGTAAATATCTATCTGGCGCAGTTTTTCTCTGGACTATCGGAGTCTCCTTGTTTGCTTCTTCCATTTCTGTTGAAGCGATGGGGTCGCAGGCCCTTCAGCATGGCCTCTCTGTTCCTCAGTGGCATTTCCTGTATGCTGTCCCTCCTCGTCTCCAAATTCTGTG ACATGCCTGAGCTTGTTATGACTCTGGCTTTGATTGGCAAGCTTTGTATGCAGTCTACCACATGTGTCTCTTTGCTCTATGGAATTGAGCTGTTTCCAACTATAATAAG GCAGAAGTGTGTTGGGCTTGTTAGTCTGTGTTACCGGGTGGCCTGTATTATAAATGCAGTGGTGGCCCCTGAGGGTGGGGTCCCTCTGCCAGCTATGATCTGTTATAGCAGCGGGCCCATCATTGGTGCGGCCCTCTGTCTGCTTCTCCCAGAGACCAGCGGCATCCCTTTACCAGATACAGTACAGGACTGTGAGAGGCAGCCCAGACTGAAGCTTGCATGCTGTGCACG ATGGCCCTTAAACTCCACACGAGAGACAGATGCTTCTTTTACCAAGCAGAAGGACACGAAGAGCCAGCTGGAACGTAGTCCTCTCTCAGCACAGTTAGAAAACTGTTAA